Proteins found in one Oreochromis niloticus isolate F11D_XX linkage group LG22, O_niloticus_UMD_NMBU, whole genome shotgun sequence genomic segment:
- the LOC112843465 gene encoding lactose-binding lectin l-2-like gives MILLLFLFGLALGAPSESPLDDNKVKLQLDDHKAKLLHGSCPMFWYSFNGRCYKYVATHMSWADAELYCVSQRANLVSIHSEEEEKFVKSLIKNFDHAERLTWIGLSDLHKEGRWMWSDGCAVNFVYWHAGQPDNTGTFEHCVHTNWLEAKKWNDHQCSVNLASVCATQITCP, from the exons ATGATCTTGCTCCTCTTCTTGTTTGGTCTGGCTCTGGGTGCTCCTTCTGAGTCTCCTTTGGATGACAATAAAGTGAAGCTACAACTTG ATGACCACAAAGCTAAACTACTGCATGGAAGCTGTCCCATGTTCTGGTACAGCTTCAATGGCCGCTGCTATAAATATGTGGCCACACACATGAGCTGGGCTGATGCAGAGCTCTACTGTGTGTCACAGCGAGCCAACCTGGTGTCTATCCACAGCGAGGAGGAAGAGAAGTttgttaaatcattaattaagaACTTTGACCATGCTGAGCGATTGACCTGGATTGGACTGAGTGACCTCCATAAGGAAGGCAGATGGATGTGGTCTGATGGTTGTGCAGTGAATTTTGTCTACTGGCATGCAGGACAACCAGACAACACTGGAACATTTGAACACTGTGTTCACACTAACTGGCTTGAAGCAAAGAAGTGGAATGATCACCAATGTTCTGTCAATTTAGCTTCTGTTTGTGCAACGCAGATAACCTGCCCTTAG
- the LOC109196403 gene encoding lactose-binding lectin l-2 — MILLLFLFSLALGAPSESPSDGSKVKLQLDDHRVKLLHGNCSMFWYSFNGRCYKYVATHMSWADAELYCVSQRANLVSIYNEEEEEFVKSLIKNFDHAERYTWIGLSDIHKEGRWMWSDGCAVNFTHWNVGEPNNGGTNEHCVHSIGYLKKWNDQKCSLNLPSVCATRINCP; from the exons ATGATCTTGCTCCTCTTCCTGTTCAGTCTGGCTCTGGGTGCTCCTTCTGAGTCTCCTTCTGATGGCAGTAAAGTCAAGCTACAACTTG ATGACCACAGAGTTAAACTACTACATGGGAACTGTTCCATGTTCTGGTACAGCTTCAATGGCCGCTGCTACAAATATGTGGCCACACACATGAGCTGGGCTGATGCAGAGCTCTACTGTGTGTCACAGCGAGCCAACCTGGTGTCCATCTACaacgaggaggaagaggagtttgttaaatcattaattaagaACTTTGATCATGCTGAGCGATACACCTGGATTGGACTGAGTGACATCCATAAAGAAGGCAGATGGATGTGGTCTGATGGTTGTGCAGTGAATTTCACCCACTGGAATGTTGGTGAGCCAAACAATGGTGGAACAAATGAACACTGTGTTCACAGTATCGGTTACTTAAAGAAGTGGAATGATCAGAAATGTTCTCTCAATTTACCTTCTGTTTGTGCAACACGGATAAACTGCCCTTAG
- the LOC100694396 gene encoding lactose-binding lectin l-2-like codes for MILLLFLFGLALGAPSESPSDGSEVKLQLVKLLRGSCPPFWYSFNGRCYKYVATHMSWADAELYCVSQRANLVSIYNEEEEEFVKSLIKNFDHAQRYTWIGLSDIHKEGRWMWSDGCAVNFTHWNVGEPNNGLGGKTEQCVHSIGDSKKWNDQKCSLNLPSVCATRINCP; via the exons ATGATCTTGCTCCTCTTCTTGTTCGGTCTGGCTCTGGGTGCTCCTTCTGAGTCTCCTTCTGATGGCAGTGAAGTGAAGCTACAGCTTG TTAAACTACTTCGTGGAAGTTGTCCCCCGTTCTGGTACAGCTTCAATGGCCGCTGCTACAAATATGTGGCCACACACATGAGCTGGGCTGATGCAGAGCTGTACTGTGTGTCACAGCGAGCCAACCTGGTGTCCATCTACaacgaggaggaagaggagtttgttaaatcattaattaagaACTTTGATCATGCTCAGCGATACACCTGGATTGGACTGAGTGACATCCATAAAGAAGGCAGATGGATGTGGTCTGATGGTTGTGCAGTGAATTTCACCCACTGGAATGTTGGTGAGCCAAACAACGGACTTGGAGGAAAAACTGAACAGTGTGTTCACAGTATCGGTGACTCAAAGAAGTGGAATGATCAGAAATGTTCTCTCAATTTACCTTCTGTTTGTGCAACACGGATAAACTGCCCTTAG
- the LOC100691892 gene encoding lactose-binding lectin l-2 yields MILLLFLFGLTLGAPSESPSDDNVVKLQLDDHRVQLLRESCPMFWYSFNGRCYKYVATNMSWADAELYCVSQRANLVSIYSEEEEEFVKSLIKNFDHAERHTWIGLSDIHKEGRWMWSDGCAVSFVNWDAGEPNNSGTNEHCVHTNLSDLKKWNDRQCSVNLAFVCATRINCP; encoded by the exons ATGATCTTGCTCCTCTTCTTGTTCGGTTTGACTCTGGGTGCTCCTTCTGAGTCTCCGTCTGATGACAATGTAGTGAAGCTCCAACTTG ATGACCACAGAGTTCAACTACTGCGTGAAAGCTGTCCCATGTTCTGGTACAGCTTCAATGGCCGTTGCTACAAATATGTGGCCACAAACATGAGCTGGGCTGATGCAGAGCTCTACTGTGTGTCACAGCGAGCTAACCTGGTGTCTATCTACagcgaggaggaagaggagtttgttaaatcattaattaagaACTTTGATCATGCTGAGCGACACACCTGGATTGGATTGAGTGACATCCATAAAGAAGGCAGATGGATGTGGTCTGATGGTTGTGCAGTGAGTTTTGTCAACTGGGATGCTGGCGAGCCAAACAACAGTGGAACAAATGAACACTGTGTTCACACTAACTTGTCGGACTTAAAGAAGTGGAATGATCGCCAATGTTCTGTCAATTTAGCTTTTGTTTGTGCAACACGGATAAACTGCCCTTAG